From a region of the Salvia splendens isolate huo1 unplaced genomic scaffold, SspV2 ctg726, whole genome shotgun sequence genome:
- the LOC121791112 gene encoding polyphenol oxidase II, chloroplastic-like, whose protein sequence is MVMPKMFSVPDTPAYDVNRNQNHIPRGSNPVVDLSLNSTLTDPIQIINNNLTIMYNEMIGGAASAIDFMGQPYREGDEPHGFSSGGSSERGSHTAIHVWVGDPNNEYHEDMGNFYSSGRDPLFYCHHANVDRMWTIWKDLPASYSKEFTDPDFLNSAFMFYDEEKNLVRITVVDALDHKKMGYEYEHSHIPWIDYRPQQKLVPANFESLSKKAQTAKKLFPLKALNNTVRVIVPKPAKGKADETLVVENIVTDNTKLVKFDGFINDEDDKPEEVDRAEYAGSYTQLPHRVKAKQSTGNLYLNLKELYENINIADDDDSVVVTINGDAVNINGIKIIPRVN, encoded by the coding sequence ATGGTCATGCCCAAGATGTTCTCTGTCCCAGACACCCCTGCCTACGATGTTAACCGCAACCAGAATCACATCCCTAGAGGCTCCAACCCCGTCGTGGACCTCTCCTTGAACAGCACCCTCACCGACCCGATCCAGATCATCAACAATAACCTTACCATCATGTACAATGAAATGATCGGGGGGGCGGCCTCTGCCATCGACTTCATGGGGCAGCCTTACCGAGAAGGGGATGAGCCCCACGGCTTCTCTAGCGGGGGATCCTCCGAGAGAGGCTCCCACACCGCTATCCATGTGTGGGTTGGAGACCCCAACAATGAGTACCACGAGGACATGGGCAACTTCTACTCCTCTGGGAGGGACCCACTCTTCTACTGCCATCACGCTAATGTCGACAGGATGTGGACCATTTGGAAAGACCTCCCGGCCAGCTACTCCAAGGAATTCACCGACCCTGATTTCCTAAACTCCGCCTTCATGTTCTACGACGAGGAAAAGAACCTGGTCCGCATCACGGTTGTTGACGCCTTGGACCACAAGAAAATGGGCTACGAGTACGAACACAGCCATATTCCATGGATTGACTACAGGCCACAGCAGAAGCTGGTTCCTGCCAACTTCGAGAGTCTCTCTAAAAAGGCGCAGACTGCGAAGAAGCTCTTCCCTCTTAAAGCTCTCAACAACACTGTTAGGGTTATCGTGCCGAAGCCGGCCAAGGGAAAAGCAGACGAGACGCTCGTGGTGGAGAACATTGTCACTGACAACACCAAGCTCGTCAAGTTTGATGGGTTCATCAACGACGAGGATGACAAGCCGGAAGAGGTGGACAGGGCCGAGTATGCCGGGTCATACACGCAGCTACCGCACAGGGTTAAGGCCAAGCAGAGCACTGGAAACCTCTACTTGAACTTGAAGGAACTCTACGAGAACATTAATAtcgctgatgatgatgattctgTTGTCGTCACCATTAACGGCGACGCTGTCAACATTAATGGTATTAAGATCATCCCTCGCGTTAACTGA
- the LOC121791113 gene encoding uncharacterized protein LOC121791113 has product MSKSFAMMKSPTIEPETTNKPPENHASYRIDTQPFVIGDKLNGENYHLWAVLMRKAINGRGMEPHITRVPPPPPRTDPTYAQWLQADNCVFTWIPQNIESRLVSRVSQQPTTRYVWDALAVTYASGGDKIQIYDMHMKASMVKQGNNSLEETWSVLQELWISFDKKRTNPMKYPEDMEIHDQFIQE; this is encoded by the coding sequence ATGAGCAAAAGTTTTGCAATGATGAAATCCCCAACAATTGAACCAGAAACCACCAACAAACCACCAGAAAATCATGCCTCATATCGAATTGATACCCAACCTTTCGTGATAGGGGATAAATTGAATGGAGAAAACTACCACCTATGGGCGGTATTAATGAGGAAGGCAATAAATGGCCGGGGGATGGAACCTCACATTACCAGAGTTCCACCACCCCCGCCACGAACAGATCCAACCTATGCTCAATGGCTGCAAGCCGACAACTGTGTGTTTACATGGATACCACAAAACATCGAATCCAGGCTGGTTAGCCGAGTATCCCAGCAGCCGACGACCAGGTACGTGTGGGACGCACTGGCGGTCACATATGCAAGTGGAGGAGACAAGATACAAATTTATGACATGCACATGAAGGCAAGTATGGTGAAACAGGGGAACAACTCATTAGAAGAAACGTGGAGTGTTCTACAAGAACTGTGGATCTCATTTGACAAAAAACGGACTAATCCAATGAAGTATCCTGAGGACATGGAGATCCATGATCAATTTATACAAGAATAG